In Verrucomicrobiota bacterium, a genomic segment contains:
- a CDS encoding LacI family DNA-binding transcriptional regulator, whose protein sequence is MRKVTLRDIAREAGVSVTAVSLALRGSKRISPVKTSEILEISNKLGYTRDPMMSALCTYRDTSNPRTKNVNINFLQFGEKSQSLKNQGEIEREIWESALKESKRLGYNLNTTWAGDPTLTPSRLKNILISKGVAGLILYQANCPLAYLEPIMNDFSLIWIGDGPKGVKLNSTRINRFSSMKLAWENLSKLGYQNGGLIFAEHNVDQNYGEWEAAQNHFQRHYTGNVDYIPPLTFKTNDDCDPNALSAWITKWKPQVVISTFRSIYPLLQELNYDIPRDIGYLSLSTEKESPISGIDQQTEIIAENGVRVLDRLICNREQGIPAHQQIIETNGVWNSGRTLRQLT, encoded by the coding sequence ATGAGAAAGGTTACCTTGCGCGATATTGCTAGAGAGGCAGGAGTCTCAGTCACAGCGGTGTCGTTGGCCCTGAGAGGTAGTAAAAGGATTAGCCCTGTGAAAACGAGTGAGATCTTGGAAATCTCCAATAAGCTGGGCTATACGCGAGATCCAATGATGAGTGCCCTGTGTACATATCGCGATACCAGTAATCCAAGAACCAAAAACGTTAACATCAACTTTCTCCAGTTCGGTGAAAAATCGCAATCGTTAAAGAACCAGGGAGAAATCGAAAGAGAGATTTGGGAAAGTGCATTAAAGGAATCGAAAAGATTGGGATACAACCTCAATACAACCTGGGCTGGCGATCCGACATTAACCCCAAGTCGTTTGAAGAATATCTTAATTTCAAAGGGAGTTGCCGGGCTCATCCTCTACCAGGCCAATTGTCCACTCGCATACTTGGAACCCATTATGAATGACTTTTCACTCATTTGGATCGGAGATGGTCCCAAAGGAGTAAAGCTCAACAGCACAAGGATTAACCGCTTTTCATCTATGAAACTGGCCTGGGAAAATCTAAGTAAACTTGGATACCAAAACGGCGGGCTTATCTTTGCAGAACACAACGTAGATCAAAATTATGGAGAATGGGAAGCTGCGCAAAACCATTTTCAAAGACACTATACTGGCAACGTTGATTATATACCTCCCCTAACATTCAAAACCAACGACGATTGTGACCCCAACGCCTTGTCCGCATGGATCACTAAATGGAAACCACAAGTGGTAATCTCTACATTCAGGAGCATCTATCCCCTGCTCCAGGAATTGAATTACGATATCCCTCGGGATATAGGTTACCTTTCGCTATCAACTGAAAAAGAAAGTCCTATTTCAGGGATTGACCAACAGACTGAAATAATTGCGGAAAACGGTGTTCGCGTGTTAGATCGGCTCATTTGCAATCGCGAGCAAGGCATACCAGCTCACCAACAAATCATCGAAACCAACGGTGTGTGGAATAGCGGCAGGACCCTAAGGCAGCTGACCTGA